Proteins from a genomic interval of Piscinibacter sp. HJYY11:
- the lepA gene encoding translation elongation factor 4, translated as MDHIRNFSIIAHIDHGKSTLADRLIQRCGGLSDREMEAQVLDSMDIERERGITIKAQTAALSYKARDGKTYQLNLIDTPGHVDFSYEVSRSLSACEGALLVVDASQGVEAQTVANCYTALDLGVEVVPVLNKMDLPQADPERAKAEVEDVIGIDAEHAIPCSAKTGEGIDDILEAVIARMPAPRGKADAPLRAMIIDSWFDNYVGVVMLVRVVDGELKKGERFKMMATNAAYAAEQLGVFTPKSVSRDILKAGEVGFVIAGIKELQHAKVGDTLTLEKKLPNNLGPADEALPGFKEIQPQVFAGLYPTEASEYDQLRDALEKLKLNDSSLRYEPEVSQALGFGFRCGFLGLLHMEIVQERLEREFDQDLITTAPSVVYEVELNNGEVLKVENPSKMPDLGRIREIREPIVTVHLYMPQDYVGPVMTLANLKRGTQINMAYHGRQVMLTYEMPLAEIVLDFFDKLKSVSRGYASMDYEFKEYRGSDVVKVDILLNGDKVDALSIIVHRAQSQFRSRAVVAKMRELISRQQYDVAVQAAIGANIIARETIKALRKNVIAKCYGGDITRKRKLLEKQKAGKKRMKQIGSVEVPQEAFLAILQVDD; from the coding sequence ATGGATCACATCCGTAATTTCTCCATCATTGCCCACATCGACCACGGCAAGTCGACACTCGCCGACCGCCTCATCCAACGCTGCGGTGGCCTGAGCGACCGGGAGATGGAGGCCCAAGTGCTCGACTCGATGGACATCGAGCGCGAGCGCGGCATCACCATCAAGGCGCAGACGGCGGCCCTTTCGTACAAGGCGCGCGACGGCAAGACCTACCAGCTCAATTTGATCGACACCCCGGGGCACGTTGACTTCTCGTATGAAGTGAGCCGGTCACTGTCCGCCTGCGAAGGTGCGCTGCTGGTGGTGGACGCGAGCCAGGGGGTGGAGGCTCAGACGGTGGCCAATTGCTACACCGCGCTCGACCTCGGTGTCGAAGTGGTCCCCGTGCTCAACAAGATGGATCTGCCCCAGGCCGACCCGGAGCGCGCCAAGGCCGAGGTCGAAGACGTGATCGGCATCGATGCGGAGCACGCCATTCCCTGTAGCGCCAAGACAGGCGAGGGCATCGACGACATCCTGGAGGCGGTGATCGCCCGCATGCCGGCGCCGCGAGGCAAGGCCGATGCGCCGTTGCGCGCCATGATCATCGATTCGTGGTTCGACAACTACGTGGGCGTCGTGATGCTGGTTCGCGTGGTCGATGGCGAGCTCAAGAAGGGTGAACGCTTCAAGATGATGGCGACCAACGCCGCCTATGCGGCCGAGCAGCTGGGCGTGTTCACCCCGAAGTCTGTTTCGAGGGACATCCTCAAAGCCGGCGAAGTGGGCTTCGTGATCGCCGGCATCAAGGAGCTGCAGCATGCCAAGGTGGGCGACACGCTCACGCTGGAAAAGAAGCTGCCGAACAACCTCGGTCCGGCCGATGAGGCGCTGCCGGGCTTCAAGGAAATCCAGCCACAGGTCTTCGCTGGCCTGTACCCGACCGAAGCGAGCGAATACGACCAGCTGCGCGACGCACTGGAAAAGTTGAAGCTCAACGACTCCTCCCTGCGCTACGAACCCGAGGTGTCGCAGGCGCTGGGCTTCGGTTTCCGGTGTGGATTCCTAGGTCTCCTGCACATGGAGATCGTGCAGGAGCGACTGGAGCGCGAGTTCGACCAGGACCTGATCACCACCGCGCCTTCGGTCGTCTATGAGGTCGAGCTCAACAATGGCGAGGTGCTCAAGGTCGAGAACCCGTCCAAGATGCCCGACCTTGGCCGCATCCGGGAGATCCGCGAGCCCATCGTCACCGTGCACCTGTACATGCCGCAGGACTATGTCGGCCCGGTGATGACGCTTGCCAACCTCAAGCGTGGCACGCAGATCAACATGGCCTACCACGGCCGCCAGGTGATGCTCACCTATGAGATGCCGCTCGCCGAGATCGTGCTCGACTTCTTCGACAAGCTCAAGAGCGTGTCGCGCGGTTACGCCTCGATGGACTACGAGTTCAAGGAATACCGCGGCTCCGACGTCGTGAAGGTCGACATCCTGCTGAACGGCGACAAGGTCGATGCGCTGTCGATCATCGTGCACCGCGCCCAGAGCCAGTTCCGCAGCCGAGCGGTCGTGGCCAAGATGCGCGAGTTGATTTCGCGCCAGCAATACGACGTCGCGGTGCAGGCCGCCATCGGGGCCAACATCATTGCGCGTGAGACAATCAAGGCCCTGCGCAAGAACGTCATTGCCAAGTGTTATGGCGGCGACATCACCCGCAAGCGCAAGCTGCTCGAAAAACAAAAAGCCGGCAAGAAACGCATGAAGCAGATCGGCTCTGTCGAAGTGCCGCAGGAAGCGTTCCTCGCCATCCTCCAAGTGGACGATTGA
- the fabG gene encoding 3-oxoacyl-ACP reductase FabG has translation MSEVQFAGQVALVTGASRGIGRAIALQLASQGLKVIGSATTDAGAQAITEGLSSHAGSRGICLNVNDGQALEAAIETIVKEHGALHVLVNNAGITRDMLSMRMKDEDWDAVIDTNLKAVFRASRAVTKPMMKQRYGRIINITSVVGASGNPGQANYAAAKAGVAGMTRSLARELGSRGITVNCVAPGFIETDMTKKLSEQQTSALMAQIPLGRLGQASDIANAVTFLASPQAGYITGTELHVNGGMFMN, from the coding sequence ATGAGCGAAGTCCAATTCGCAGGGCAGGTCGCGCTGGTCACCGGCGCATCGCGCGGCATCGGCCGTGCCATTGCACTGCAGCTGGCGTCGCAGGGCCTCAAGGTGATCGGCTCAGCCACCACCGATGCTGGCGCCCAGGCCATCACTGAAGGCCTCTCGAGCCATGCCGGCAGCCGCGGCATTTGCCTCAACGTGAACGACGGCCAGGCCCTCGAAGCTGCCATCGAAACCATCGTCAAAGAGCATGGAGCCTTGCATGTGCTGGTCAACAACGCCGGCATCACGCGCGACATGCTGTCGATGCGCATGAAAGACGAAGACTGGGACGCGGTGATCGACACCAACCTCAAGGCTGTCTTCCGCGCCAGCCGCGCCGTCACCAAGCCCATGATGAAGCAGCGCTATGGCCGCATCATCAACATCACGAGCGTCGTCGGTGCGAGCGGCAACCCGGGCCAAGCCAACTACGCCGCCGCCAAGGCCGGCGTCGCAGGCATGACCCGATCCCTCGCGCGGGAATTGGGCAGCCGCGGCATCACGGTCAACTGTGTAGCGCCGGGCTTCATCGAGACCGACATGACCAAGAAGCTCTCGGAGCAGCAGACCAGCGCGCTGATGGCCCAGATCCCGCTTGGCCGCCTGGGCCAGGCCTCGGACATCGCCAACGCCGTGACGTTTCTCGCCTCGCCGCAGGCCGGCTACATCACCGGCACCGAACTGCACGTCAATGGCGGCATGTTCATGAATTGA
- the acpP gene encoding acyl carrier protein, with protein sequence MSDIEARVKKIIAEQLGVPEADVSNEKAFVADLGADSLDTVELVMALEDEFGIEIPDEEAEKITTVQLAIDYALKHQKA encoded by the coding sequence ATGAGCGATATCGAAGCACGTGTGAAGAAGATCATTGCCGAGCAACTCGGCGTGCCTGAGGCCGATGTGTCCAATGAGAAGGCTTTCGTGGCCGACCTGGGCGCGGACTCGCTTGACACGGTGGAACTGGTGATGGCGCTGGAAGACGAATTCGGCATCGAGATCCCCGACGAAGAAGCCGAGAAGATCACCACTGTCCAGCTGGCGATCGATTACGCGCTGAAGCACCAGAAGGCCTGA
- a CDS encoding sigma-E factor negative regulatory protein, translating into MSQRSEAERRPAAEDLSALMDGELDASAVAGACRVWRDDAQMRAQWHAYHLIGDVMRSEDLTSDAKRDARFLASLRERLAQEPVVLAPSGAAATAVVAPVRARRRSWMGSAAVAAGFAVVAGTLVVTQLAGGLSTEAGGDLSIAQVPSPLQTVALSEKPASAAGEVPSVVLNGQLVRDARLDEYLAAHKKFGGSSLPGGPSGFLRNASVEVPGR; encoded by the coding sequence ATGTCTCAACGGTCTGAAGCCGAAAGGCGGCCCGCGGCAGAGGATCTGTCGGCGTTGATGGATGGCGAGCTGGATGCATCTGCCGTTGCCGGCGCGTGCAGGGTGTGGCGCGACGATGCGCAGATGCGCGCTCAGTGGCATGCCTATCACCTGATCGGCGATGTGATGCGGTCCGAGGATCTGACCTCGGACGCGAAGCGCGATGCCCGGTTCCTGGCCAGCCTGCGCGAACGTTTGGCCCAGGAGCCGGTGGTGCTGGCGCCTTCTGGCGCGGCTGCCACGGCCGTCGTGGCACCGGTTCGGGCTCGTCGTCGCTCCTGGATGGGATCGGCAGCCGTTGCTGCGGGGTTTGCCGTGGTGGCCGGTACCCTGGTCGTCACGCAACTGGCCGGCGGGTTGTCTACCGAGGCTGGTGGCGATCTGTCCATCGCTCAGGTGCCGTCTCCCTTGCAGACCGTTGCCTTGAGCGAGAAGCCAGCATCGGCGGCCGGCGAAGTGCCGAGCGTCGTGCTCAACGGTCAGTTGGTGCGCGATGCTCGCCTCGACGAATATCTGGCAGCCCACAAGAAATTTGGGGGCAGTTCACTGCCGGGTGGCCCTTCAGGGTTCCTGCGCAACGCTTCGGTTGAAGTGCCGGGGCGCTGA
- a CDS encoding trypsin-like peptidase domain-containing protein gives MVLVAGATLLSLCMVPQVSLAQAREFPDFADLAERVGPAVVNIRISERGSDGARPVPRRRAPVLQGSDESSRGEGSGFIISGDGYLLTSAHVVEGASEVYVTLTDKREFRARVIGADERSDVAVLKFEAVGLPALRIGDASRLRVGEWVMAIGSPFGLENTVTIGIVSAKQRDTGAEVPFIQADVAVNPGNAGGPLINIRGEAVGINSQILSPAGTSVGISLAIPIDEAMRIADQLRANGRVVRGYIGLLPADAPRDAADEHGKGRAKGALVRQIVPAGPAEKVGIQPGDLVLAVNGKSIECAMDLRRYVSTLRPGSTATAQVSRRGKLLEFKPILTELNAPQSASPDRQESEGSVASVAAKTWGFTVANLADVDRIASRASGVRVATVTAGAEAAGLRQGDVILAVGSTDVADLKQFEASIAKLDRTRPLPITVLRGAWAQFVRLPVVR, from the coding sequence GTGGTGCTGGTGGCAGGTGCGACGCTGCTGAGCCTCTGCATGGTGCCGCAGGTGAGCCTCGCGCAGGCGCGCGAGTTCCCAGACTTTGCAGATCTCGCGGAGCGAGTCGGCCCTGCGGTTGTCAACATCCGGATCTCCGAACGCGGCTCCGACGGCGCGCGACCTGTGCCCCGTCGTCGCGCTCCGGTGTTGCAGGGGAGCGATGAGTCGTCTCGTGGAGAAGGCTCCGGCTTCATCATCAGTGGCGATGGCTATCTGCTGACCAGCGCGCATGTCGTGGAAGGTGCATCCGAGGTCTATGTGACCTTGACCGACAAGCGAGAGTTCCGGGCCAGGGTCATTGGCGCTGACGAGCGCTCCGATGTGGCCGTGCTCAAGTTTGAAGCTGTGGGTCTGCCGGCGTTGCGGATCGGGGACGCCAGCCGGCTGCGCGTAGGCGAATGGGTCATGGCCATCGGCTCCCCTTTTGGGCTGGAGAATACCGTGACGATCGGGATCGTCAGCGCCAAGCAGCGAGATACCGGCGCAGAGGTGCCGTTCATCCAGGCGGATGTCGCGGTGAATCCAGGCAATGCGGGTGGTCCGCTCATCAACATCCGTGGCGAAGCGGTGGGGATCAACTCCCAGATCCTGAGTCCCGCGGGCACTTCCGTCGGCATCTCGTTGGCAATTCCGATCGACGAGGCGATGCGCATTGCCGACCAGCTCAGGGCCAACGGGCGCGTCGTGAGAGGCTATATCGGCCTGCTGCCCGCCGATGCGCCGCGCGACGCTGCCGACGAGCATGGCAAGGGCAGGGCCAAGGGAGCCTTGGTGCGTCAGATTGTGCCGGCGGGGCCCGCCGAGAAAGTGGGCATCCAGCCTGGTGATCTCGTTCTCGCTGTGAATGGCAAGTCGATTGAGTGTGCGATGGACCTGCGCCGTTACGTGAGCACGCTCAGGCCCGGCTCGACGGCGACTGCGCAGGTGAGCCGTCGCGGCAAGCTGTTGGAGTTCAAGCCTATCCTGACTGAGTTGAATGCCCCGCAGTCTGCTTCACCTGATCGGCAAGAGTCCGAGGGCTCAGTCGCCTCCGTGGCCGCGAAGACCTGGGGATTCACGGTCGCCAACTTGGCGGATGTAGATCGGATTGCGTCCCGCGCGTCCGGTGTGAGAGTGGCGACGGTGACGGCGGGGGCCGAGGCAGCGGGCCTTCGGCAAGGCGATGTGATCCTGGCCGTGGGCTCGACGGACGTGGCGGATCTCAAGCAGTTTGAAGCCAGTATCGCGAAGCTTGATCGAACCCGTCCGCTTCCCATCACGGTGTTAAGAGGGGCGTGGGCTCAATTTGTTCGGCTTCCGGTTGTGAGGTGA
- the fabF gene encoding beta-ketoacyl-ACP synthase II: MSRRRVVITGLGLISPVGNTVEEGWANLVAGKSGIDTITRFDASGFSCQFAGEVKGFKVEDYIPGKEARHMDTFIHYGIAASAQAIQDAGLPTGDQLSEEQAERIGCLVGSGIGGLPMIEETHGEYTSRGPRRISPFFVPASIINMISGHVSIRFGFTGPNLAIVTACTTGLHSIGQAARLIEYGDADVMIAGGAESTISPLGIGGFTAPRALSSRNDDPKTASRPWDKDRDGFVLGEGAGVLVLEEYEHAKKRGAKIYAELAGFGMGADAYHMTAPNVDGPKRSIRAALRNAGIDGSQVQYLNAHGTSTPLGDVNETNAIKLAFGDHAKKLVVNSTKSMTGHLLGGAGGIESVFTTLAVQRQVSPPTINIFNQDPECDLDYCANTARDMKIDYAVKNNFGFGGTNGTLVFKRI, from the coding sequence ATGTCACGTCGCCGCGTCGTCATCACCGGCCTGGGGCTCATCAGCCCCGTGGGCAACACGGTGGAAGAAGGCTGGGCCAATCTCGTGGCCGGCAAGTCCGGCATTGACACGATCACGAGGTTCGATGCCTCAGGCTTCAGCTGCCAGTTCGCCGGCGAGGTGAAGGGCTTCAAGGTCGAGGACTACATCCCCGGCAAGGAAGCGCGTCACATGGACACCTTCATCCATTACGGCATTGCGGCCTCGGCCCAGGCGATCCAGGATGCAGGTCTGCCCACGGGCGATCAGCTGAGCGAGGAGCAGGCCGAGCGTATCGGCTGCCTCGTGGGGTCGGGCATCGGCGGCTTGCCGATGATCGAAGAGACACACGGCGAGTACACCTCGCGTGGGCCGCGTCGCATTTCGCCGTTTTTCGTGCCGGCCTCGATCATCAACATGATCTCGGGCCACGTGTCGATCCGCTTCGGCTTCACTGGGCCGAACCTCGCGATCGTCACCGCCTGCACGACCGGCTTGCACTCCATCGGCCAGGCGGCTCGCCTGATCGAATACGGCGATGCCGACGTGATGATCGCCGGTGGTGCCGAGTCGACGATCTCGCCGCTGGGCATCGGCGGCTTCACCGCGCCGCGTGCCTTGTCGTCGCGCAATGACGACCCGAAGACCGCCTCGCGGCCCTGGGACAAGGACCGCGACGGCTTCGTCCTCGGCGAAGGCGCCGGCGTGCTGGTGCTCGAAGAATACGAACACGCCAAGAAGCGCGGTGCCAAGATCTATGCGGAACTCGCTGGCTTCGGCATGGGTGCTGACGCGTACCACATGACCGCACCCAACGTCGATGGCCCCAAGCGTTCGATCCGCGCCGCGCTGCGCAACGCCGGCATCGATGGCAGCCAGGTGCAATACCTCAATGCGCACGGCACCTCGACACCGCTCGGCGACGTGAACGAGACCAACGCGATCAAGCTTGCGTTCGGTGATCACGCGAAGAAGCTGGTCGTGAACTCGACCAAGTCCATGACCGGCCACCTGCTGGGTGGGGCGGGGGGCATCGAGTCGGTGTTCACCACGCTGGCGGTGCAGCGCCAGGTTTCGCCGCCGACCATCAACATCTTCAACCAGGATCCGGAGTGCGACCTGGACTACTGCGCCAACACGGCGCGGGACATGAAGATCGACTACGCCGTGAAGAACAACTTCGGCTTCGGCGGCACCAACGGCACCCTGGTGTTCAAGCGCATCTGA
- a CDS encoding beta-ketoacyl-ACP synthase III: protein MTSPSSAGYSRIAGTGSFLPPKRVSNADLAAQLAGQGIETSDDWIIARTGIHARHFAEADVACSDLAVEAARKALAAANIEASQIDLIILATSTPDMVFPSTACIVQRKLGIQGCAAFDVQAVCSGFVYALTVADSMIRTGAARKALVIGSEVFSRLLDFSDRTTCVLFGDGAGAVVLEASDTPGVLASELHADGRHVDILCTPGSVSNGQVMGVPFLKMDGQAVFKLAVGVLEDVARSVLQKAGREASDIDWLIPHQANIRIMHGTAKKLKLPLEKVIVTVDEHGNTSAASIPLALDAGVRSGSIKRGETLMLEGVGGGFTWGAVLLDF, encoded by the coding sequence ATGACCTCACCTTCTTCTGCCGGCTATTCACGCATCGCGGGCACAGGCAGCTTCCTGCCGCCCAAGCGTGTGAGCAACGCCGATCTGGCCGCCCAACTGGCTGGCCAGGGCATTGAAACTTCTGACGACTGGATCATTGCCCGCACGGGCATCCACGCACGCCACTTCGCCGAAGCGGACGTCGCTTGCAGCGACCTCGCCGTCGAAGCGGCGCGCAAGGCGCTGGCCGCCGCGAACATCGAAGCTTCGCAGATCGACCTCATCATCCTCGCCACGTCGACGCCCGACATGGTGTTTCCCTCGACCGCCTGCATCGTGCAGCGCAAGCTCGGAATCCAGGGCTGCGCGGCCTTCGACGTGCAAGCCGTCTGCTCGGGTTTCGTCTACGCACTGACGGTGGCCGATTCGATGATCCGCACCGGCGCCGCACGCAAGGCGCTGGTCATCGGCTCCGAGGTGTTTTCTCGCCTGCTCGACTTCTCCGACCGTACAACCTGCGTGCTGTTCGGCGATGGTGCTGGCGCGGTGGTGCTCGAAGCGAGCGACACGCCAGGAGTCCTTGCGAGCGAACTGCATGCGGATGGTCGCCATGTCGACATCCTTTGCACACCCGGCTCGGTATCGAACGGCCAGGTAATGGGTGTGCCCTTCCTCAAGATGGACGGTCAGGCCGTGTTCAAGCTGGCGGTGGGCGTGCTGGAAGACGTGGCCCGTTCGGTGCTGCAGAAGGCCGGGCGCGAGGCGTCCGACATCGACTGGCTGATCCCGCACCAGGCCAACATCCGCATCATGCACGGCACCGCCAAGAAGCTGAAGCTGCCTTTGGAAAAGGTCATCGTCACCGTTGACGAACACGGCAACACGTCAGCGGCCTCGATCCCGCTGGCCCTGGATGCGGGCGTGCGCTCGGGCTCCATCAAGCGCGGCGAAACGCTGATGCTGGAAGGTGTGGGCGGCGGCTTCACCTGGGGCGCCGTGCTGCTGGATTTCTGA
- the fabD gene encoding ACP S-malonyltransferase, which produces MTPFAFVFPGQGSQSVGMLNAWGDHAAVRDTLAEASEVLGEDVAGIIQTGPKETLDLTTNTQPYMLTAGVACYRAWLAETGAQPAVVAGHSLGEYSALVAAGSLSLAEALPLVRFRAQAMQQAVPVGQGGMAAILGLDATQVIEGCAEAAAEVGQPVEAANFNDPKQTVIAGTKAAVDRACEVLKAKGAKRALPLAVSAPFHSSLMKPAGEQLKGRLADTALAAPQIPLINNIDVAVQDEPAAIREALYRQSFGAVRWVETIQAIRARGISHIVECGPGKVLAGMVKRIDADATGLAMYDPSTLAEVKGALA; this is translated from the coding sequence ATGACACCGTTTGCTTTTGTATTTCCGGGGCAAGGCTCGCAGTCCGTGGGCATGCTCAATGCCTGGGGTGACCATGCCGCCGTGCGTGACACCCTGGCAGAAGCCTCCGAGGTGCTCGGAGAAGACGTCGCTGGCATCATTCAGACCGGCCCGAAGGAAACGCTGGACCTGACCACCAACACCCAGCCCTACATGCTGACGGCAGGCGTGGCCTGCTACCGGGCCTGGCTGGCTGAGACCGGCGCGCAGCCCGCCGTCGTGGCAGGGCACTCGCTGGGTGAATACAGCGCACTCGTGGCTGCCGGAAGCCTGAGCCTCGCCGAGGCGTTGCCGCTGGTTCGCTTTCGCGCCCAGGCCATGCAGCAAGCCGTGCCGGTGGGGCAGGGCGGCATGGCCGCCATCCTCGGGCTCGACGCGACGCAGGTGATCGAAGGCTGCGCTGAAGCGGCTGCCGAAGTGGGCCAGCCGGTGGAGGCCGCCAACTTCAATGACCCGAAGCAGACCGTGATCGCCGGCACCAAGGCGGCGGTCGATCGCGCTTGCGAGGTGCTGAAGGCCAAGGGCGCCAAGCGTGCCTTGCCGCTTGCCGTGTCGGCACCGTTCCACTCGAGCCTCATGAAGCCGGCTGGCGAACAGCTCAAGGGGCGCCTCGCCGATACTGCGCTGGCAGCACCTCAAATCCCGCTCATCAACAACATCGACGTCGCCGTGCAAGACGAGCCGGCCGCGATCCGTGAAGCGCTGTACCGGCAGTCGTTTGGTGCTGTGCGCTGGGTCGAGACGATCCAGGCCATCCGGGCCCGCGGCATCTCGCACATTGTCGAGTGCGGCCCCGGCAAGGTGTTGGCCGGCATGGTCAAGCGCATCGATGCCGACGCCACGGGCCTGGCGATGTACGACCCGTCCACCTTGGCCGAGGTGAAAGGAGCACTGGCATGA
- the rpoE gene encoding RNA polymerase sigma factor RpoE — MTATDADAPLIERVKQGDVKAFEMLVVKYQRRIERLIGRMVRDVDLVPDIAQETFIRAYRAIPQFRGESAFYTWLYRIAVNTAKKALVDLKRDPIVTESARSARDEEDETSRVESELSHGETPDAMLASKEIAAAVNASIEALSEDLRQAITLREIEGLSYEEIAEVMNCPIGTVRSRIFRAREAIAQRLRPLLDTREGERW; from the coding sequence ATGACCGCCACTGACGCCGATGCACCGCTGATCGAACGCGTCAAGCAAGGCGACGTGAAGGCGTTCGAAATGCTGGTGGTGAAGTACCAGCGGCGCATCGAGCGTCTGATCGGTCGCATGGTGCGCGACGTCGACCTCGTGCCCGACATCGCGCAAGAGACCTTCATCCGCGCCTACCGGGCGATTCCGCAGTTCCGCGGCGAGAGCGCGTTCTACACCTGGCTGTACCGGATTGCGGTCAACACGGCCAAGAAGGCCCTGGTGGACCTCAAACGCGACCCGATCGTGACGGAATCCGCACGATCCGCTCGCGACGAGGAGGACGAAACTTCCCGAGTTGAATCCGAACTAAGCCACGGCGAAACCCCCGATGCGATGCTGGCGAGCAAGGAAATTGCCGCTGCCGTCAATGCCTCCATAGAAGCCTTGTCCGAGGACTTGCGGCAGGCCATTACGCTGCGCGAAATCGAAGGGCTCAGCTATGAAGAAATTGCTGAAGTCATGAATTGCCCCATCGGCACGGTTCGGTCTCGGATCTTTCGCGCACGCGAGGCGATCGCGCAGCGTTTGCGGCCCTTGCTGGACACGCGTGAGGGCGAGCGCTGGTAG
- a CDS encoding MucB/RseB C-terminal domain-containing protein, which translates to MLLRLPAFVVACAALVSAPLTAHAQAALASGDPLVEARETRAWLTRIQEAANKKNFVGTVVVSAGGTVASTRIAHYGDGRDQFERIDSLDGQVRSVFRHNDLVHTVWPQRRVAVVEQRDQMSSFPALLQAGHDRVQEFYELKPVAVERVAGHEANVLVLKPRDKLRFGYRLWAEKGTGLLLRTEVLGERGEILESSAFSEVSIGVRAQPDHVVQAVKKLDGYKVIKQQHLSTRPEGEGWTLKVSVPGFKLVSCVKRQMDDPAKVGGSASTGQTLQTIYSDGLTYVSIFIEPYNAERHTRPMVTAIGATQTMMRREGDWWITAMGDVPAGTLRQFANGIERKK; encoded by the coding sequence ATGCTGTTGCGCCTTCCTGCTTTCGTCGTCGCCTGCGCTGCTCTTGTTTCTGCCCCGCTGACTGCCCACGCGCAAGCTGCGCTCGCCAGTGGCGACCCGCTGGTGGAAGCGCGCGAGACTCGTGCCTGGTTGACGCGCATCCAGGAGGCCGCGAACAAGAAGAACTTCGTCGGCACGGTCGTCGTGAGCGCGGGAGGGACGGTGGCCAGCACCCGCATTGCCCACTACGGCGACGGACGAGACCAGTTCGAGCGCATCGATTCACTGGACGGTCAGGTTCGCAGCGTCTTCCGGCACAACGACCTGGTGCATACCGTGTGGCCGCAGCGTCGGGTAGCGGTGGTGGAACAGCGTGATCAGATGAGTTCGTTCCCCGCATTGCTGCAGGCAGGCCATGATCGCGTGCAGGAGTTCTACGAACTGAAGCCGGTTGCAGTCGAGCGGGTGGCCGGGCACGAGGCCAACGTCCTCGTGCTGAAGCCGCGCGACAAGCTTCGTTTTGGCTACCGGCTGTGGGCTGAAAAAGGGACTGGCCTCTTGTTGCGCACGGAGGTTTTGGGCGAGCGCGGGGAGATCCTCGAGTCGTCGGCGTTTTCCGAAGTGTCGATCGGCGTGCGCGCCCAGCCTGACCATGTCGTGCAGGCGGTGAAGAAGCTTGATGGCTACAAGGTCATCAAGCAGCAGCACCTTTCGACCCGACCCGAAGGCGAAGGCTGGACGCTCAAGGTCTCGGTGCCGGGATTCAAGTTGGTCAGTTGCGTGAAGCGCCAAATGGACGATCCGGCGAAAGTCGGCGGCTCGGCGAGCACCGGGCAGACCTTGCAGACGATCTACTCCGACGGGTTGACCTACGTCTCCATCTTCATCGAGCCCTACAACGCCGAGCGCCATACGCGCCCCATGGTGACGGCCATCGGTGCCACCCAGACCATGATGCGGCGCGAAGGCGATTGGTGGATCACGGCGATGGGCGATGTGCCGGCAGGTACGTTGCGCCAGTTCGCCAACGGCATCGAGCGCAAGAAATAG